Below is a genomic region from Miscanthus floridulus cultivar M001 chromosome 1, ASM1932011v1, whole genome shotgun sequence.
TTCACCACTGCACGGTACTCCGCTTCGGCGCTCGAGCATGACACGGTGGGCAGCCATTTGGAGGACCACGAGACCAGCGAGTCGCTGAGGAAGACACAGAAGCCCGAAGTAGAACGCCGGGTGTCCGGGCAGCCAACCCAGTCGGCGTCGGAGTAGGCCGTCATGGCGAGGTCCGCGGATGCGCGGAGGTGTAAGCCAAGAGACGTCGTCCCGCGCAGGTACCGAAGAATCCGTTTGAGCATGGCAAGGTGCGGTGCCCGCGGATCGTGCATGTGTAGGCATGCTTGCTGCACTGCGAACGCCAGGTCCGCCCTGGTCACCGTCAGGTACATCAGCGCACCCGCCAAGCTACGGTAGGAGGAGCTGTCGTCGATCACGGCGCCTTCAGTGGACCGCTTGCCCTTAGAGTCGATGGGGTGGACACCGGCTTTCACTGCGCCATTCCAGCGTGTTCCAGAATGTCCTCGGCGTAGCGTTCCTGGGAGAGGAAGAACCCAGATGGTGTTCGCTTGACATCGATGCCGAGGGAGAATCGGAGTTTGCCCATGTCTTTCACCGTGAAGTCAGCCCGTAGGCATTCGATGATGTTCTAGAGGAGGGCGGGGTTGGAGCCGGTGAGGACGATATCGTCCATGTACAACAGGAGGTAGGCGATGTCATGCCCCTACTGTAGGACGAAGAGTGATGTGTCGGAACGTGTGGCATGGAAGCCGAGCTTGACGACGAAGTTGCGAAACGGGTGAACCAGGCGCGCGGTGCTTGACGGAGACCATACAAGGACTTGTCGAGGAGGCAGACGACGTTCGACTGTGCTTGGTCAACGAAGCCGATCGGCTGTTGACAGAGGACTCGTTCGTGGaggtgttgaaagctctagtttggttttggtgaattgatgaaaccctatgtgctaacctagtttatcaaagtgattatgagataggtggaaCATTCTAAGTAGTGAAGCTAGTGAAGATCATGATgtgatgatggtgtggacatgatgatcaagtgcttgaacttggccatttgtattgacatagcaaccttgtaagcttagccaaagtcctcccactcatctccatcattgattcatcatctttgtaaatttgggagagaatccaagtgcattacttgagtgattgcatctagatgcACTTGGCGTTCATGTTTcgttgtgggattcgcttgttactcttggtggttgccgccatctagacggcttagagcagcgaggatcgtcgagcggagaaaggtgcttgtctccagctctgatcatggtgattgtgaggggttcttgaccttttcccgatagagagccaaaaggtactctagtgcattgctcgtggtctatgtgatcctcatcttgtgttggttgtgcagcaccctattaagggtttagtgtgtgatgccaattagtgcgtgaacctctaagtgagtgaatcgctacaatgaggactagcttgtcggcaagcaagtgaacctcggtaaaaaaatcttgtgtcaccttGTCCAAGGATTTCATTagttatcttgtgattgattgattggctccatcttgtgattggctcatacATTGACACGTCGATATAATCATCGTCAtcctctcttgtattacattcctagtgtgtaagctaagctctttagtgtaattagttttaagaGCTAGCTTGCGTCGGGACTGgtagttagtgaggctctttagttagtctttgagaacttactaacttagtgtagtgacataaccAATGTGTAGATAGAGActataacaactagaattatggtaggtggcttacatttttagtaggctagcgcaacactcgcttcgctgtCTATTTGACTAACCACtttgcttaagtgttgttgtagaaatttttataggctattcacccccctctagccattaggaccttttaggagtccatggaggaaggcattggatacgttgttgatggtagttaacaaccattataaatcgttaattaaacatgtataagggttTAAATGTAATcatcaatgaaggtttagggggttaaactaatgaattccatgagttttgacgATTTCATGACTGCAGGAGCAAAAAACAGCTCctgggaccactgtcatacatccaaacaagcaaaccgacatcAACAAGTGATTCTACCTGCAACACCTATGAAAGTCGACTCAAGACGGAGTCCAAGCCTTGCCACCAGAAGGAGGAGCCCACCTGGCACCATAGTGGGCTAGCCGGCCCACTAGAGAGACCGCTCGGTCCATGGGGGTGGCCCATCGCCCTCCACCATCATGTATtccttcctacgatctacaccattgattcgAAGGTGGTTTTAGGTCAGTTCATCTAACGGTGGTCAGGAGAGTTAATGTGGATCGATGACATGGTAATTTCTTGCTCCCTACTCCTCCTAGAGTCCTTGCCCATTactctaccttgattccttggctgctactctacctctggcctatatatagcagcccctaccctcctccctcataagatcctaaaaccctaattcatatcctcctcgtcAGGATCCCactagcggaatgaaaataaacatctagcggaaatgatacaaggatccgtctgtgcccaccagaagaatcctccacacaagagctgcacctacaacagggtaaaataaaccctaggtacacaatgtactcgtaagacttacttaactagtgggaatagtttcctgactccaaggggtaCGATAGGCAATATGAGTTtgatgttttctttttatttgtgaaaagcattactagaagtacaaccttaagatcaagttttattagtagtcatgattacttcattagctaaccattctagttaagcacatgttctactttcaagcaagggttgagcaatcagaaccaattcaccatctttcatatttcagttcttactacggtgctagaccatagccaagtcgtaccatctcacatAAATGGTAAtttgcgaaccaatgtatcccagctgggtaccccaaaatatacgccccatttgtaccctaggcacaaacaagaccaacccattccactcctgtcgaaGGGGTCtagatccccgtccaaacttagacttcaagcccccacacttgagacctggtctcaacatggtgcttagacctccacctttctccgcctccaatcagtcggtccggaaagagagaacccacgataagagtgtAACAAacctttccgctcccataagcaagtatgtgcttaggataataagtctgtgacctgactaccatctacggcaacggacggtcctcaatcaa
It encodes:
- the LOC136453672 gene encoding uncharacterized mitochondrial protein AtMg00810-like; this encodes MYLTVTRADLAFAVQQACLHMHDPRAPHLAMLKRILRYLRGTTSLGLHLRASADLAMTAYSDADWVGCPDTRRSTSGFCVFLSDSLVSWSSKWLPTVSCSSAEAEYRAVVNTATECIWLRQLLGELRSSLSKATVAYCDNVSAVYMSANLWSDLRALHVFDDDDDEAGP